ATCAGCAGCGTTTTCATTATACCTCTCCTGCTGTTAGTTAACGGGTTGTAAGTCAACACGCGCCATCATCGCGGCCAACTGGGTACGATCGGTAACCCCTACGTTGCTCTGGCTGACGGCCATTGCCGCCACCGCCGTTGCAAGGCGCAGGGTATGTTCACTGGACTCACGCATCAGCAGGCCATAAATCAACCCGCCAACCATGGAATCCCCGGCACCTACGGTGCTGACCACTTCACACGCAGGTGGTTTGGCAATCCATTCGCCTGAAGCATTCACCCACAGCGCCCCTTCTGCTCCGAGTGAAATCACTACATGGGCTATGCCCTGTTCGCGCAGTTGATGCGCGGCGTCAATCACATCCTTCAGCGTCGGCAGCTTGCGCCCGGCCCAGATTTCCAGCTCGCGACGGTTGGGTTTCACCAACCATGGCGCGGCTTTCAGGCCCGCGACCAGCGCCTCACGGCTGCTGTCGAAAATAATGCAGGGGCACTGGCTACGCAGATCGCTCATCCATTTTGTGAACGCTTCCGGTGCCACACCCGCAGGCAGGCTGCCGCTGACACATACCATGTCGAACTGACCCAGCCAGGTCAGAGAATCGGCGGTGAAGCGATCCCAGTCCTGGGCGGTGACGTCAAAACCCGAGAAATTCAGGTCGGTCACTTCGCCGTCTTTTTCCGTCAGTTTGACGTTAATACGGGTACGGCCCTGCACCACCTGAAAACGGTTGGCGATGCCGAGTTCGCTGAACAGTTGCTGGAAACCATCCTGGTTCTCTTTACCCAGGAAACCGCCCACGGTGACATCAATACCTAAGTCCTTCAGTACTTTAGCGACATTGATGCCCTTACCTGCGGCATGCAAACCCGTGGTTTTTACCAGGTTCACTTCCCCACGTTCGATCTCCGGCGTAAAGCCAACCAGATCGTACGCCGGGTTCAGAGTGATGGTGGCTACGCGACGACTCATGCTACCCCCTCGCCCAGGCCGCTATTAATGGCCTCTTCAATGGCACTCAGTGCCTGTTGTGCATCTTCGCCGCTGGCAGTAAAGCGCAGGCGGTGACCTTTTTTGACGCCAAGCGCCACCACTTTCATCAGGCTGCGCCCATTGGCGGGTTTACCGCTGCCATCGAGGTTAGTGACGGTGATATCGCTGTTGAACTGCTTGATGACGCTGACCAGCGCCGTGCCCGGACGAGCATGCAGGCCATGTTCATTACGAATGGTGAACTCTGCGGTCAGTACATCAGCCTGCTCATCCACTTCACTGGTCAGCAACGCCAGAATCCCGGCAGCATCCGCTTTCAG
This genomic stretch from Pantoea cypripedii harbors:
- the fruK gene encoding 1-phosphofructokinase; its protein translation is MSRRVATITLNPAYDLVGFTPEIERGEVNLVKTTGLHAAGKGINVAKVLKDLGIDVTVGGFLGKENQDGFQQLFSELGIANRFQVVQGRTRINVKLTEKDGEVTDLNFSGFDVTAQDWDRFTADSLTWLGQFDMVCVSGSLPAGVAPEAFTKWMSDLRSQCPCIIFDSSREALVAGLKAAPWLVKPNRRELEIWAGRKLPTLKDVIDAAHQLREQGIAHVVISLGAEGALWVNASGEWIAKPPACEVVSTVGAGDSMVGGLIYGLLMRESSEHTLRLATAVAAMAVSQSNVGVTDRTQLAAMMARVDLQPVN